From the Phyllopteryx taeniolatus isolate TA_2022b chromosome 16, UOR_Ptae_1.2, whole genome shotgun sequence genome, one window contains:
- the s1pr2 gene encoding sphingosine 1-phosphate receptor 2 translates to MNFFREAAVLCQPVAMRSRYSQYYNRTLIPYYYVFAKNMTIEELDKRYEDKKVLTDPSIIIVVLCTIIILENLLVLIAVCRNKKFHSAMFFFIGNLAFSDLLAGSAYIANIFLSGSRTFDLVPVQWFIREGTAFIALAASVFSLLAIAIERYIAITKVKVYGSTKTCRMFLLIGACWVTSILLGGLPIIGWNCIDNLPVCSAVLPLYSKKYILFVVTIFSLILLSIVILYVKIYLIVRSSHQEATNSPAYALLKTVTIVLGVFIMCWLPAFTILLLDSSCTIQSCPILYKANIFFGFATLNSALNPVIYTLRSKDMRKEFLRVLCCWGVLQSGRPADRCMVPLKSSSSLEHCTHKHEHQTTPIMQDCTTCV, encoded by the coding sequence ATGAATTTTTTTCGTGAAGCCGCCGTGCTGTGCCAGCCCGTCGCCATGAGGAGCAGATACTCCCAGTACTACAACCGGACTCTGATCCCCTACTACTACGTGTTCGCCAAGAACATGACCATCGAGGAGCTGGACAAGCGCTACGAGGACAAGAAGGTACTGACGGACCCCAGCATCATCATTGTGGTCCTGTGCACCATCATCATCCTGGAGAACCTGCTGGTGCTCATCGCCGTGTGCCGCAACAAGAAGTTCCACTCGGCCATGTTCTTCTTCATCGGCAACCTGGCCTTCTCCGACCTCTTGGCCGGCTCGGCCTACATCGCCAACATTTTCCTGTCGGGCTCGCGTACCTTCGACCTGGTGCCCGTGCAGTGGTTCATCCGCGAGGGGACGGCGTTCATCGCCCTGGCAGCGTCGGTCTTCAGCCTCCTGGCCATCGCCATCGAGCGTTACATCGCCATCACCAAGGTCAAAGTGTACGGCTCCACCAAGACGTGTCGCATGTTCCTGCTCATCGGAGCTTGCTGGGTGACGTCCATCCTGCTAGGTGGGCTGCCCATCATTGGCTGGAACTGCATCGACAACCTCCCCGTGTGCTCCGCCGTGCTGCCGCTCTACTCCAAGAAGTACATCCTCTTCGTGGTGACCATTTTCAGCCTCATCCTGCTCTCCATCGTCATCCTCTACGTGAAGATCTACTTGATCGTGCGCTCCAGCCACCAAGAAGCCACAAACTCCCCCGCCTACGCCCTCTTGAAAACGGTCACCATCGTGCTGGGCGTCTTCATCATGTGCTGGCTGCCCGCCTTCACCATCCTCCTCCTGGATTCGTCGTGCACGATCCAGTCCTGCCCCATCCTCTACAAGGCCAACATCTTCTTCGGCTTCGCCACGCTCAACTCGGCGCTCAACCCGGTCATCTACACGCTGCGGAGCAAGGACATGCGCAAGGAGTTCCTGCGCGTGCTTTGCTGCTGGGGGGTGCTGCAGAGCGGGCGGCCCGCCGACCGGTGCATGGTGCCGCTCAAGAGCTCCAGCTCTCTGGAGCACTGCACGCACAAACACGAACACCAGACCACGCCCATCATGCAAGACTGCACCACTTGCGTGTGA